Proteins from a single region of Aureibacter tunicatorum:
- a CDS encoding DEAD/DEAH box helicase, giving the protein MSKNIQTFEDFKLNKQILNAIKDLEYTEPTEIQKLAIPLVQAGHDLFGIAQTGTGKTAAFVLPLLMKIKYAQGNDPRALIFAPTRELVMQIADNIEKLSKYTDIRQVTLYGGVGPKTQIENIQKGADIIVATPGRFMDIYKRGDINTRQLKTLVLDEADKMMDMGFMPQIRQLLEIIPRKRQNLLFSATMPEKVLTLSEEFLEFPEKVEVAPQATTVDTIDQRVYKVPNFKTKINLLFHLLEDEERFNRVIIFVNTRSVAENIFKFLERKANGKIKAIHANKGQNSRINAMEAFKNGEVRILVTTDVAARGIDVSKVSHVINFNTPPIYEDYVHRVGRTGRAKNEGEAISFINPLEEYHFKKIEDLIQKEIPVKEIPNSVAIEKTPFAEQQEILRALDDIKKKEDPTFKGAFHEKKRKPNTSDKKGVKSKNSIKDRKTRGKNTAYSSSKNRKKRR; this is encoded by the coding sequence ATGTCAAAAAATATACAAACTTTCGAGGACTTCAAGCTCAACAAACAAATCCTTAATGCCATCAAGGATCTTGAGTACACTGAGCCAACGGAAATACAAAAACTGGCTATTCCACTAGTCCAAGCTGGCCACGACTTATTTGGAATCGCTCAAACGGGTACAGGCAAGACCGCCGCATTTGTATTGCCTTTACTGATGAAAATCAAATACGCTCAAGGCAACGATCCAAGAGCCTTGATTTTCGCACCCACCAGAGAGCTTGTCATGCAAATCGCGGACAATATCGAAAAGCTGTCCAAATACACTGATATAAGGCAAGTTACGCTGTATGGCGGAGTAGGTCCCAAAACGCAAATTGAAAATATTCAAAAAGGAGCAGATATCATCGTCGCTACTCCCGGACGTTTTATGGATATTTACAAAAGAGGCGATATCAATACCAGGCAACTTAAGACCTTAGTGCTTGACGAAGCTGACAAAATGATGGATATGGGCTTCATGCCACAAATCAGGCAACTGCTAGAGATCATTCCTCGCAAGCGTCAAAACTTGCTTTTCTCTGCCACCATGCCCGAAAAAGTGCTTACGCTTTCCGAAGAATTTTTGGAATTTCCTGAAAAAGTGGAAGTGGCTCCGCAAGCTACCACTGTAGACACTATCGACCAAAGGGTATACAAAGTTCCCAACTTCAAAACTAAAATCAATTTGTTGTTTCATCTCTTGGAAGACGAGGAACGATTCAACAGAGTGATCATCTTCGTAAACACAAGGTCGGTAGCGGAAAACATATTTAAATTTCTCGAACGCAAAGCAAATGGCAAAATCAAGGCCATACATGCCAATAAAGGCCAAAACAGCCGTATCAATGCCATGGAAGCCTTCAAAAACGGAGAAGTTAGAATACTTGTCACTACAGACGTAGCTGCCAGAGGAATTGACGTAAGCAAGGTTAGCCATGTAATCAATTTCAACACTCCGCCCATTTATGAAGACTATGTGCATAGAGTTGGAAGAACTGGAAGAGCGAAAAACGAAGGAGAGGCGATCTCTTTCATAAATCCTTTGGAAGAGTATCATTTCAAAAAAATAGAGGACCTTATTCAAAAGGAAATTCCTGTAAAAGAAATCCCCAATTCAGTAGCCATAGAGAAAACTCCATTCGCTGAGCAACAGGAAATTCTCAGGGCTCTTGATGACATCAAAAAGAAAGAAGATCCGACATTCAAGGGCGCTTTTCATGAAAAAAAGAGAAAACCTAACACAAGTGACAAAAAAGGCGTCAAGTCCAAAAATTCTATAAAAGATAGAAAAACCAGAGGCAAAAACACCGCTTATTCCTCGTCGAAAAACAGAAAAAAAAGACGATAA
- the gcvP gene encoding aminomethyl-transferring glycine dehydrogenase, giving the protein MKKSFHTMTKINLRAVDRFDRRHNNSDQESINAMLKTIGVESVDQLIDETIPSAIRSQQELDLPEALSEFDFIRDFKAIAGKNKVFKSYIGLGYNDTITPNVILRNIFENPGWYTAYTPYQAEIAQGRLEALINFQTVITDLTGMEIANASLLDEGTAAAEAMGVFYSLRKGKKKKTANKFFIDSNVFPQTIDVIKTRALPIGVELIIDDIANVDVTDETLFGILVQYPNNDGAVNSPEALIASAHENDVKVAVAADLLSLTLLKAPGAMNADVVCGSSQRFGVPMGYGGPHAGYFATREDYKRQIPGRIIGVSMDRRGKKGYRMALQTREQHIKREKATSNICTAQVLLAVMAGMYAVYHGPKGLTDIASKINGSAKAVANGIEQLGFKQENEVYFDSIKVAVDSEEQKAAIKAAAEAKSINFRYFETNHVGISIGESVSVEDIEEILSVFAEVSGKSFDLEAAVAELEVSFPEGVARDTEFLTHEVFNKYQMEHEMLRYIKRLENKDLSLVHSMISLGSCTMKLNATAEMIPVTWPEIGKIHPYAPVEQAQGYAEIFTNLEAWLSEITGFAGTSLQPNSGAQGEFAGLMAIRAYHENNGDFNRNVAIIPTSAHGTNPASAALAGMKIVLVSCDEKGNIDVEDLRNKAELHKDNLSCLMVTYPSTHGVYEESIKEITQIIHDNGGQVYMDGANMNAQVGLTSPGNIGADVCHLNLHKTFCIPHGGGGPGVGPIGVAAHLVPFLPGNPLIAEAGGEKAISSISAAPWGSASILPISYAYIAMMGPDGLKEATRTAILNANYIKARLEKVLPILYTNENGRCAHEMIVDFRQFKSAGIEVEDVAKRLIDYGFHAPTVSFPVAGTLMIEPTESESLEELDRFCEALISIRQEIQDVIDGRVDAQDNVLKNAPHTAEEALGDWDHAYTREDAVYPNDAVRSNKFWPSVSRVDNAYGDRNLMCSCIPTEAYADEAEIEA; this is encoded by the coding sequence ATGAAAAAAAGCTTTCATACGATGACTAAAATTAATTTACGCGCAGTAGACCGATTTGACAGACGCCACAACAATTCGGATCAAGAGAGCATAAACGCTATGCTTAAGACGATTGGCGTTGAAAGTGTTGACCAATTGATAGATGAGACGATACCTTCGGCTATTCGTTCTCAGCAAGAACTTGACTTGCCGGAAGCTCTAAGTGAGTTTGACTTCATTAGAGACTTCAAAGCTATCGCTGGTAAAAACAAGGTTTTCAAATCATATATCGGTCTTGGTTATAATGACACCATCACTCCGAATGTTATCTTAAGAAACATTTTTGAGAATCCGGGGTGGTATACAGCTTATACGCCATACCAAGCTGAAATCGCTCAAGGTAGACTTGAAGCTTTGATTAATTTCCAGACTGTGATCACTGATCTTACAGGAATGGAAATCGCCAACGCTTCTTTATTGGATGAAGGAACAGCTGCCGCTGAAGCTATGGGTGTATTCTATAGCTTGAGAAAAGGTAAAAAGAAAAAAACTGCGAACAAGTTTTTCATTGACAGCAATGTATTTCCTCAGACTATCGATGTTATCAAAACGAGAGCTTTGCCTATCGGCGTAGAGCTTATCATTGATGATATCGCTAATGTGGACGTAACTGACGAGACGCTTTTCGGTATCTTGGTTCAGTACCCTAATAACGACGGCGCGGTGAACAGCCCTGAAGCTTTGATCGCTTCCGCTCATGAAAATGACGTAAAAGTGGCTGTAGCGGCTGACTTATTGTCATTGACTCTTTTGAAAGCTCCTGGAGCTATGAATGCTGACGTTGTATGCGGTTCTTCGCAAAGATTCGGTGTTCCTATGGGCTATGGTGGTCCTCACGCTGGTTACTTCGCGACAAGAGAAGACTATAAGAGACAGATTCCTGGACGTATCATCGGTGTGTCTATGGACAGAAGAGGCAAAAAAGGCTACAGAATGGCTCTTCAAACTCGCGAGCAGCATATCAAGAGAGAAAAAGCAACTTCAAACATTTGTACGGCTCAGGTACTTCTAGCGGTAATGGCTGGTATGTACGCTGTTTATCACGGACCTAAAGGATTGACGGATATCGCTTCGAAAATCAATGGTTCCGCTAAAGCTGTGGCTAACGGAATTGAGCAATTAGGCTTCAAACAAGAAAACGAAGTATACTTTGACAGCATCAAAGTAGCTGTTGACTCGGAAGAGCAAAAAGCTGCTATCAAAGCTGCTGCTGAAGCAAAAAGCATCAACTTCAGATATTTCGAGACTAATCACGTAGGTATTTCTATTGGAGAGTCTGTTTCTGTGGAGGATATCGAAGAAATTCTTTCCGTATTCGCTGAGGTTTCCGGCAAATCATTCGATTTGGAAGCTGCAGTCGCGGAACTAGAAGTTTCTTTCCCTGAAGGAGTAGCTAGAGATACTGAATTCCTTACGCATGAAGTGTTCAACAAATACCAAATGGAACATGAAATGCTAAGATATATCAAGAGACTTGAGAACAAAGACCTTTCTTTGGTGCACTCAATGATCTCGCTTGGATCATGTACGATGAAGCTTAACGCGACAGCGGAAATGATTCCTGTAACTTGGCCTGAAATTGGCAAAATCCACCCTTACGCTCCAGTAGAGCAAGCTCAAGGTTATGCTGAAATATTCACTAACCTAGAAGCGTGGCTAAGCGAAATCACTGGATTTGCTGGCACTTCACTTCAGCCTAACTCAGGCGCTCAAGGTGAGTTCGCAGGTCTTATGGCTATCAGAGCTTATCATGAGAACAATGGCGACTTCAATAGAAACGTAGCAATCATTCCTACATCAGCTCACGGCACGAACCCTGCTTCTGCTGCATTGGCTGGAATGAAGATCGTTCTTGTTAGCTGTGATGAAAAAGGAAATATCGATGTTGAAGACTTGAGAAACAAAGCCGAGCTTCACAAAGATAATCTTTCTTGCTTGATGGTTACTTACCCAAGTACGCATGGTGTATACGAGGAAAGCATTAAGGAAATCACTCAAATTATTCACGACAACGGAGGTCAAGTATATATGGACGGTGCCAACATGAATGCTCAGGTTGGTTTGACTAGCCCAGGAAACATTGGCGCTGACGTATGTCACCTTAACTTGCACAAGACATTCTGCATCCCTCACGGTGGTGGCGGACCAGGTGTTGGACCTATCGGAGTAGCAGCTCACTTGGTTCCTTTCTTGCCGGGCAATCCGTTAATCGCTGAAGCTGGTGGAGAAAAAGCTATTTCTTCTATTTCTGCCGCTCCATGGGGATCTGCTTCCATCCTTCCTATCTCTTACGCTTATATCGCAATGATGGGACCTGATGGACTTAAAGAAGCTACTCGCACGGCGATCTTGAATGCCAACTATATCAAAGCAAGATTGGAAAAAGTTCTTCCTATTCTTTACACTAATGAAAATGGAAGATGCGCTCACGAAATGATCGTTGATTTCCGTCAATTCAAATCAGCTGGCATCGAAGTAGAAGACGTAGCTAAGCGTTTGATCGATTACGGATTCCACGCGCCAACTGTATCATTCCCTGTTGCGGGAACATTGATGATCGAGCCTACGGAAAGCGAGTCTTTGGAAGAGCTTGACAGATTCTGCGAAGCTTTGATTTCTATCAGACAAGAGATCCAAGATGTAATCGACGGAAGAGTGGATGCTCAAGACAATGTGCTTAAGAATGCTCCTCACACGGCTGAAGAAGCTCTTGGTGATTGGGATCACGCTTACACTAGAGAAGATGCTGTTTATCCTAACGACGCGGTTAGATCTAATAAATTCTGGCCTTCAGTTTCTAGAGTAGACAACGCATATGGCGATAGAAACTTGATGTGCAGCTGTATTCCTACAGAAGCATACGCTGACGAAGCTGAAATCGAAGCATAA
- a CDS encoding NAD(P) transhydrogenase subunit alpha — translation MQLGILKELSDNRVSISPESVKKLSKSYEIVVEKDAGISAFFSNEDYEAVGAKSTSRDELLKNCDIVFSINPPSLDDLGLMKKNAIIVSQFSPFNQPEIAEQIAQLGISALSMDMIPRTTLAQAMDVLSSMASIAGYRAVLKASDYFPRYIPMLSTAAGTIPPAKALILGAGVAGLQAIATAKRLGAVVEVFDTRAAAKEEVMSLGAKFIEVEGATDDKAAGGYAVEQTEDYKKKQAELIAEKASKADIIITTALLRGRPAPLLLPKSTLDNMKPGSVIVDLAAITGGNCEVTENKKVVTYKGISVIGDSNLSEEISQHASILFGKNIENYIKILFTESGELDMENELVSASCLAHQNENIYKKNN, via the coding sequence ATGCAATTAGGAATATTAAAAGAATTATCAGACAATAGGGTATCCATAAGCCCCGAGTCAGTAAAGAAACTTTCCAAAAGTTATGAAATAGTTGTAGAAAAAGATGCCGGAATTTCCGCATTTTTCAGCAACGAGGATTATGAAGCTGTTGGAGCTAAGTCGACAAGTCGCGATGAACTTTTGAAAAATTGCGATATTGTATTTTCTATCAACCCTCCTAGCTTGGATGACCTTGGCTTGATGAAAAAGAATGCGATCATTGTCAGCCAGTTTTCTCCATTCAACCAACCTGAAATAGCCGAGCAAATCGCCCAATTGGGCATCAGCGCATTGAGCATGGATATGATTCCAAGAACGACTCTGGCTCAAGCTATGGACGTATTGTCATCAATGGCTTCCATAGCAGGATACAGAGCCGTGCTTAAAGCCAGCGATTATTTCCCAAGATACATACCTATGCTTTCTACCGCCGCAGGAACTATTCCGCCGGCAAAAGCACTCATATTAGGTGCCGGAGTAGCGGGTCTTCAAGCGATCGCCACCGCCAAAAGGCTTGGGGCTGTCGTTGAGGTATTTGACACAAGAGCCGCGGCCAAAGAAGAGGTAATGAGTCTTGGCGCCAAATTTATCGAAGTGGAAGGAGCTACAGATGACAAAGCCGCTGGCGGGTATGCTGTAGAGCAAACAGAGGATTACAAAAAGAAACAAGCTGAGCTTATCGCTGAGAAAGCTTCAAAAGCTGATATCATCATCACAACCGCCTTGTTGAGAGGCAGACCAGCTCCATTGCTTTTGCCAAAATCAACATTGGATAACATGAAGCCCGGAAGCGTTATCGTTGATCTGGCAGCTATCACAGGTGGTAATTGCGAAGTAACGGAAAATAAAAAAGTAGTGACTTACAAAGGGATCAGCGTAATCGGCGACTCCAATTTATCCGAAGAAATTTCCCAGCATGCTTCTATCTTATTCGGGAAAAACATAGAGAACTACATCAAGATCCTATTCACAGAATCTGGTGAACTAGATATGGAAAACGAATTGGTATCAGCAAGTTGCTTAGCGCATCAAAACGAAAATATTTACAAGAAAAACAACTAG
- a CDS encoding NAD(P) transhydrogenase subunit alpha, translating to MLEIIIQFFADNLPMIIMLVLASFLGMEIIGKVPTVLHTPLMSGANAISGVVAIGAIILVRSASPDDYFSLGLGSVGIALAIINVAGGFAVTNRMLEMFKKKKDNKSS from the coding sequence ATGTTGGAAATCATCATACAATTCTTCGCGGATAACTTGCCAATGATCATCATGCTTGTTTTGGCATCATTTCTTGGCATGGAAATCATCGGTAAAGTGCCAACTGTCCTGCACACGCCTCTTATGTCAGGTGCCAATGCGATCAGTGGCGTAGTAGCTATTGGTGCCATCATATTGGTAAGAAGCGCTTCTCCAGACGATTACTTTTCTTTGGGACTAGGCTCTGTGGGTATCGCATTAGCAATCATCAATGTCGCCGGCGGATTTGCCGTGACAAACAGAATGCTGGAAATGTTCAAGAAGAAAAAAGACAACAAAAGCTCATAA